The genomic region GCGAGGAGGGGGCCTGGGCCCGGGGCCTCATCGCCTTCGTGGAGCCCGCCTTCCTGGACCACCTGAATTTCCTGCTGCGCTTCCCCGAGCTGGAGCGGCCCGCGCTCACCAACCACAAGCACGTCCGCAAGCTGTTGCAGGCCGTGGAGAGCGACGACCGCTTCCTGGCCTCGGACGGCGCGACCATCGTGGGCGTGGCCCGGGGCGAACGGCCTCCGGCCACGGTGTCGGCCGATTTCCGCGGCGGCCACGGCTTCCTCTTCCTGGACGATGATCCCATCTGCAGCTTCTCGGACGGCGACTTCCACTCCTCCAACCGCCAGCCCCTGCTCGTGCATCTGGAGGAGGCCCTGCTGGAGGTGGAGATGGGCCCCACCGACCGCCACGACCTGTTCCAGGCCGTGACGCGGATCGTCAACGCGGCCCGCGACCAGCGCCACGGCTGCTCGGTGGTGGTGGACCTGGGGCTGGAGCCCCTGGAGCTGGCCGGGCAGAAGATGGAGGCCCCGCTGGACCTGCGCGCCGAGGGGGCCCTGGACGTGGCCGTGGGCCTCTCCCGCGTGGACGGGGCCCTGCACGTGGGCCGGGACCTGCGCCTGCACGGCTTCGCCTGCCTCATGGACGGCCTGGCCGCGCCCGGCGAGAACCGCGCCCGGGGCGCGCGCTTCAACTCCGCCATCCGCTTCTCGGCCCGGCACCAGGGCGTCATCGTGGTGGTGGTCTCGGCCGACCGGCCGGTGAACGTCATCCAGGGCGGCGTGGAACTCACGGCCCAGTGCGAATGGGTGGCCATGCCCGGCATGCCCCGGCCGCCCACCCTGCGCCAGTGGGTCGGACAGGCCATCCTCTGATTCCCTAGATCGTCCTGGGCGGTTCGACGGCCCCGGCCGGACAGGCCAGGAGGCAGCTGCCGCACTCGTCGCAGCGCGAGCCGTCGATGCGGTAGGGCTCGCCCGGAATCACGGCCTTGAAGGTGCAGACCTCGGCGCAGGCCCCGCAGCCCGTGCAGGCCTCCGTGATCCGGCAGCCGGGCTCCTCGTGCGTCTCGCCGCCGAAGGAGAAGCGGGTCCGCAGCAGCTTGTGGTCCCGGCGCTCCATCTCGAAGTCGTAGTCGAAGATCTCGCCCCTGCCCCGGTGCAGGCGGAACAGGCGGATGTCGGGATAGCGGGCGCGGTCCTCCAGGACATAGCGGAAGGTCGCGTCGCCCGCGGCGGCCCCGGCCTCGATCTCGGCCAGGGGAACCTCCCCGGCCTGGCCCGTGATCCGCAGCGTGTAGCCGGGCTCGAACGCGGGCTGGCCCGCGCGGTTCGTTCCGCTGGGGCGGCCGGAGGGGAAGATGCCGCAAAGGGCGACGTTCCCGTTCGCCTTCAACTGCCGGTAGAACGGCTTGACGCTCATGGTCAGGAAATAGAGCCCCGCGTCGTCGCAGCCGCAGACGTGGGCGATCCGGCTGTGCGGGGTTCCGCCGTCCAGGGTGGTGAAGCTCAGGCAGCCGATCTCGCGGATGCGCGCGTAAACGTCCTTCAGGGTCATGGCGATGCCTCCAGGCTTCGGGATAGCCAGGGTCCGGCCGGAGCGCAAGCGGGCCGGGCCCGGCGTCAGACCAGCCCGGCCCCCAGGGCCAGGGAGAGGAGCAGGAGCAGCCCGGCCACCAGGACCTGGACCGCGCGCAGCGTGACCTTGCGCAACAGGCGGCGG from Desulfovibrio aminophilus harbors:
- a CDS encoding DNA integrity scanning protein DisA nucleotide-binding domain protein, producing MPGREFESVCVHHILDGLRFGLSHFSRPSRAAVIYCAAPDDPPRIYDPQNLLRGHEPRLTEVYLDDDGWRGPRPADSLVGYLRPEEDHGLTLSGLIGFGGRSRAVNYQMWFTEHHPDLCSVGPTTRWLEYAVNLFSQNCEHKNVLNLDSAEFLLQDLAGHAVRDFLVDERGLVLGMDTSLRVYPILDAVLGVSKTREEGAWARGLIAFVEPAFLDHLNFLLRFPELERPALTNHKHVRKLLQAVESDDRFLASDGATIVGVARGERPPATVSADFRGGHGFLFLDDDPICSFSDGDFHSSNRQPLLVHLEEALLEVEMGPTDRHDLFQAVTRIVNAARDQRHGCSVVVDLGLEPLELAGQKMEAPLDLRAEGALDVAVGLSRVDGALHVGRDLRLHGFACLMDGLAAPGENRARGARFNSAIRFSARHQGVIVVVVSADRPVNVIQGGVELTAQCEWVAMPGMPRPPTLRQWVGQAIL
- a CDS encoding 4Fe-4S binding protein yields the protein MTLKDVYARIREIGCLSFTTLDGGTPHSRIAHVCGCDDAGLYFLTMSVKPFYRQLKANGNVALCGIFPSGRPSGTNRAGQPAFEPGYTLRITGQAGEVPLAEIEAGAAAGDATFRYVLEDRARYPDIRLFRLHRGRGEIFDYDFEMERRDHKLLRTRFSFGGETHEEPGCRITEACTGCGACAEVCTFKAVIPGEPYRIDGSRCDECGSCLLACPAGAVEPPRTI